From the Macaca nemestrina isolate mMacNem1 chromosome 7, mMacNem.hap1, whole genome shotgun sequence genome, one window contains:
- the LOC105496557 gene encoding eosinophil cationic protein encodes MVPKLFTSQICLLLLLGLMGVEGLLHARPPQFTKAQWFAIQHINVNPPRCTIAMRVINNYQRRCKNQNTFLRTTFANTANVCRNQSIRCPRNRTLHNCHRSRYRVPLLHCDLINPGAQNISTCRYADRPGRRFYVVACESRDPRDSPRYPVVPVHLDTII; translated from the coding sequence ATGGTTCCAAAATTGTTCACTTCCCAAATTTGTCTGCTTCTTCTGTTGGGGCTTATGGGTGTGGAGGGCTTACTCCATGCCAGACCCCCACAGTTTACGAAGGCTCAGTGGTTTGCCATCCAGCACATCAATGTGAACCCCCCTCGATGCACCATTGCAATGCGGGTAATAAATAATTATCAACGGCGTTGCAAAAACCAAAATACTTTTCTTCGTACAACTTTTGCAAATACAGCTAATGTTTGTCGTAACCAAAGTATACGCTGCCCTCGTAACAGAACTCTCCACAATTGTCATCGTAGTAGATACCGGGTGCCTTTACTCCACTGTGACCTCATAAATCCAGGTGCACAGAATATTTCAACCTGCAGGTATGCAGACAGACCAGGACGGAGGTTCTATGTAGTTGCATGTGAAAGCAGAGATCCACGGGATTCTCCACGGTATCCAGTGGTTCCAGTTCACCTGGATACCATCATCTAA